From the Agromyces laixinhei genome, the window GCATCGCCGGAATCAGCGCCCTGCGCGGAGTCGCGGCCGACGGTCGCACCGTTCGAGCTCGAGCCGACGACGGCGCGGCAGCATTGCCGCTCGCTCTCGGCGAGCTCGACGCTGCAGGTCTCGCCGTGGCATCCGCCACCGTGTCGCGGCCGAGCCTCGACGACGTCTACCTGGCCCACACGGGCCGTTCATTCACATCGGCGCACCGCGACGCTGGGCCGTCGCCGGCCGAAGAGCTTCAGGAGGTCGCATCATGACCACGATCATCACGCCGGCGACGGACGACACGCGATCGGCCGACACCCGCACCCGCACCCGGCCGAGTTTCGTTCGGCACACTGCGTACCTCACGCTGCGCCAATTGCGAGCGGCCTGGCGCATCCCCGCGTTCATCCTCATGAACGTCGTACAGCCGCTCATCTGGCTGCTGCTGTTCGGTCAGTTGTTCAAGTCCGTCGTCGAGATCCCCGGATTCGGGGGCGGAGAGAGCTACCTCGTCTTCCTGACACCGGGCATCGTGATGATGATGGCCCTGTTCGGCAGCGCATGGGCGGGAACCAGTTACATCCAGGACATGGATCGGGGCGTCATGGACCGGTTCCTCACCTCACCGACGAGCCGTGGCGCCATGATGGTGTCGACCCTGCTCTATCAGGCTTTGCTCACGCTCGTGCAGTCGCTCATCGTGCTCGGCGTGGCGTGGCTCATGGGGGCCCGTTTCGATGGCGGACTCGCCGGCATCCTCGTGCTGCTGCTCGCCGCCATGTTGCTGACGGCGGGTTTCTCGGCGCTCTCGAACGCGGCGGCGCTGCTCGCGCGCGACCAGAACGTGCTGATCGGTATCTCGCAGTTGATCACGATCCCGCTCATGTTCCTGAGCTCAGCGCTCATGGACACGAGACTGGCGGCCGACTGGGTCGCGGATGTCGCACGATTCAACCCGTTCGAGTGGGCGGTGGTTGCGGGTCGCCAGGCGCTCACCGAGAGCCCCGACTGGGCAGAGGTGTGGGCGCATCTCGGACTGCTCGCCGCGTTCGCCTCGGTGCTCGCGTGGATCGCGACGCGAGCGTTCCGCGTGTATCAGCGCAGCGCGTAGCACTGGGATCGACTCCGACTGGGCCGACCCGCTCGTCTCCGGTCACGCCCGCACCTCGCTCAACGCCCTCGCGGCGGCATCGGTCGCCGCGCTACCATCGGCCCAGAGCCGTCGCACCGATGCGGCGACGATGGGGGTGCATCATGGCTGAAGCAGTGAGTCGACCGGTCGGGGTTGCAATCGTCTCGATTCTGGCGTTGCTCTCGGGCGTCATCGACATCATCTCGGGCGTACTGCTCATCTTCCGGGCAGACGATCCCGCGGTGGCCGCCGCGTTCGGCGGGTCGGGCGGTGTGTTCGCGGCGTCGATCGGGGGCATGGTGCTCGGGGCGATCGTCGTGATCCTCGCCTTCGGCCTCTGGGTCGGCGGCGGGTGGGCGCGCATGATCATCACGGTGCTCCAGGCGCTGTCGCTCATCCAGTCGCTGTTCCTCGCGGTGGCGAACCTCGGCCACCCGGTGGGCGAGTGGGCGAGCGTGCTGGTCTCGGCGATCATCCTGATCCTGCTCTGGACCCACTCGGCGAGCGCGTACTTCCGAAGCGCCGAGACGGCGTTGCGCTAACCTCCTACCAGACGCGCTGCGTTCCGGCGGCGCCGAACTCGGGGGAGTCACCATGGCCAACGATCGACCCGGCGGCGTCACGCTCGTCGCCGTGCTCACCTGGATCTCGGGCTTGTTCGACGTCATCGGCGGCACGATCCTGCTGTTCCAGACGAGTGTCGCGGCGACCGTCGAGCAGTTCGGCGGTGCCAGCGCGCTCATCACCTCGGCGATCATCTCGATCCTGATCGGCCTGATCGTGATCATCGTGGCGGGCGGGCTGCTGCGCGGCAGCAGCGGAGCCCGCACGATCGTGACCGTCGTGCAGGTGCTCTCGATCGGAACCTCGATCTTCCTCGCGATCGCCCACCCCGCCCAGGCGATCGGCGAGTTCTTCAGTATCGCGATCGCGGTCATCGTGCTGGCCATTCTCTGGACGGGCCGCGCGAGCGCGTTCTTCCGACACTGAGCGCCTTGTCGGTATCCCATCGGTGCCGTGGGTCTCAGTTGTAGAGTCCTCACAGTGCCGTCGATGCGTCGTCGCGCCCGTTTGTAGGGCACGGACGCAGGGTTTCGGTGATGCACAGGCTCGACCTACCGTGGAACGAAGCCCAGACCGCACACGAAGGACGAGACACCGACGATGGTTGACACGGCACCCCGCACCGCATCGAAGACCTCCAAGACCACGGCGAGCCGGCCCGCCGGCGCCGCAGCGCCGCACGACCGCCCCGCGGCATCCGTGCCCGCGAACGGCGACACCGCAGCGACCCCGCAGGTCGATGTCGCCGCGCTCGGCCGCCAGCTGCTCGGCACCTGGGCCGACCTTCGACTCATCGCCCGCGAGCGCGCCGCGCAGCCGGAGCTGCAGCGCATCGAGGGCCAGTCGATGGCCGAGCACCGCGAGCGCGTGCTCGGCCAGCTGAAGATCCTCGTCGATCAGGGCGCCATCCACCGCGCATTCCCGAAGTCGCTCGGCGGATCCGACGACCACGGCGGCAACATCGCCTCATTCGAAGAGCTCGTGATCGCCGACCCGAGCCTGCAGATCAAGGCGGGCGTGCAATGGGGTCTCTTCGGCGCCGCCGTGCTGCATCTCGGCACCGAGCACCACCACATGACCTACCTGCCCGACATCATGTCGATGAAGGTGCCCGGCGCATTCGCGATGACCGAGACCGGTCACGGTTCGGATGTCGCGGCGATCGGCACCACCGCGACCTACGACGAGGCCAAGCAGCAGTTCGTCATCAACACGCCCTTCCGCGGTGCGTGGAAGGACTACCTCGGCAACGCCGCGCTGCACGGTACGGCCGCGGTCGTCTTCGCGCAGCTCATCACCAAGGGCGTCAACCACGGCGTGCACGCGTTCTACGTGCCGATCCGGGGCGTGAAGGGCGGCTTCCTCAAGGGCGTCGGCGGCGATGACGACGGGCTGAAGGGCGGCCTCAACGGCATCGACAACGGGCGCCTGCACTTCACGAACGTGCGCGTGCCGCGAGAGAACCTGCTGAACCGCTACGGCTCGGTCGCCGAAGACGGCACCTACTCGAGTCCCATCTCGAGCCCGGGCCGCCGATTCTTCACGATGCTCGGCACCCTCGTGCAGGGCCGCGTCTCGCTCGACGGTGCCGCGACGACGGCCGCCGCCATGGCGCTGACGATCGCGATCACCTACGGCAACCAGCGCCGCCAGTTCAACGCCGCGAGCGACACCGACGAAGAGGTGCTGCTCGACTACCAGCGCCACCAGCGCCGACTGCTGCCGAAGCTCGCGACGACGTACGCGCAGGTCTTCGCGCACGACGAGTTCCTCGTGAAGTTCGACGCCGTCTTCTCGGGCGCGGCCGACACCGACGACGATCGTCAAGACCTGGAGACGATCGCCGCCGCGCTGAAGCCCCTCTCGACCTGGCACGCGCTCGATACCCTGCAGGAGGCTCGCGAGGCGACCGGCGGGGCCGGCTTCCTCTCGGAGAACCGCATGGTCGGTCTGCGTCAGGACCTCGACATCTACGCGACGTTCGAGGGCGACAACAACGTGCTGCTGCAGCTCGTCGCCAAGCGCCTGCTCACCGACTTCTCGAAGCAGTTCGCGAAGGCCGATGCCGGCGCCATGGCCCGCTACGTCGTCGCACAGACGGCCGACCGTGCGTATCACGGCACGGGGCTCCGCAGCCTCGCGCAGACCATCGCCGACTTCGGTTCGACGGCGCGCTCGGTCTCGGAGCTCCGCGACGAACCCGCCCAGCGGGAACTGCTCACCGACCGGGTCGAGACCATGATCTCCGAGATCGCCGGCCGCCTGCGCGATGCGCGGAAGCTCCCGAAGGCCGAGGCCGCCGCGGCGTTCAACCGCAACCAGAACGAGCTCATCGAGGCGGCACGGGCGCACGGCGAACTGCTGCAGTGGGAGGCGTTCACCCGCGCACTCGCGAAGACCGCCGACCCCGGCACGAAGCAGGTGCTCACGTGGGTGCGCGACCTGTTCGGCCTCGGCCTCGTCGAGAAGCACCTCGCCTGGTACCTCATCAACGGCCGGCTCTCGCCGAAGCGCGCGCAGGCCGTCACCGCCTACATCGACCGGCTGCTCGAGCGGTTGCGCCCGCATGCGCAAGATCTCGTGGACGCGTTCGGCTACGGCCCCGAGCACCTGCGCGCGAAGATCGCGTCGGGTGCCGAGCAGGAGCGTCAGGACGAGGCTCGGGCGTACTACGCCGAACAGCGCGCGGCGGGCACGCTGCCCGTGCCCGAGAAGTCGAAGAAGAAGTAGCACCCCGATCACCGCGAGGGCCGGGCATCCGCGGATGCCCGGCCCTCGTCGCAGCGTCAGCGGCGCAGTCGCCGGTACGCGCTCGCGGCCAGCGGCAGGAAGACGGCGGTGATCACGAGCGGCCAGACGGATGCCGCGAGCACGGCGTTCTCGGCGAGCCACCCGCTCGTCGCACCCGTGGGGTTCCCGAACAGCTCGCGGGTCGCCGTCGCGGTCGCCGACACCGGGTTCCACTCGGCGATCACGCCGAGCCAGCCCGGCATCGTCTCGGCCGAGACGAACACGGTCGACAGGAACCCGATCGGCCAGACGAGCACCTGCACCGCGGTCGTCGCTCCGGCACTGCGGAACCGCAGGCCGAGGAAGATGCCGAGCCAGAGCAGTGCGAAGCGGAGCCACAGCAGCAGCACGATGCCGAGCGCGATCTCGCCGGGGCCGGTGGTCGGCCGCCACCCGATGAGCAGGCCGCCGAGCATGAGCACGCCGAGGCTCAGCGCCGAGGAGGCGAGGTCGGCGATGGCCCGGCCGAGCGCGACCGAGGCGCTCGCGATCGGCAGCGAACGGAACCGATCGGTGATGCCGCGCTTGGCATCCTCGGCCATGGCGGTCATGGTCGACTCGAGTCCGAAGAGCATCGTGAGCGCGAACATGCCGGGCAGCAGGAACGCGATGTAGTCGCCGCCGCCCGGAAGCTCGATCGCGCCGCCGAAGAGGAACCCGAACATCAGGATGAGCATGATGTTGAAGGCGAGCCCGAACACGATGCCCCAGGGCTCCCGAATCCAGTGCAGCATGTCGCGTTCGGCGATCAGCCAGCCTTCCCGGGCGGCGTTCGGGCGACGGTCGCGCGTGCGCGATGCGTCGGTGACGGCGGTGGGCGGGGTGACGGCGGTCATCGTGCCTCCTCGGCGGTCGGTGCGGCGGATGCGGTCGGTGCGGCGGATGCCACGGGCTGCGGCCCGGCCGCCGGCCCGGTGAGGTGCAGGAACACCTCGTCGAGGGTCGGCCGTCGCAGTGCGAGGTCGTCGACGGTCAGTGCAGCGGCGTCGAGCGCACGAACGATCGGCGCGAGCGCCTTCGGCCCGTCGGCCACCTCAACCGTGACCGTGCGCGTATCTGCGTCGACGGATGCCGCTGCCCCGACCACCTGCCCGATGAGCGAGCCTGCCTCGTCGAGCCGCGTGACCTCGGCGATGACGGCGGCGACCCGGTCGCCGCCGAGCCTGCGCTTGAGCTCGCCCGAGGTGCCCTCGGCGACGACACGGCCGTGGTCCATCACCGAGATGCGGTCGGCGAGCTGGTCGGCCTCGTCGAGGTACTGCGTGGTCAGCAGCACCGTCGTGCCGGCCGCTGCGATCTCGCGTACCGCCTGCCAGACCGTCGCCCGGCCGCGCGGGTCGAGCCCGGTGGTCGGTTCGTCGAGGAAGAGGATCGCCGGGGTCAGCACGAGGCTCGCGGCGATGTCGAGTCGTCGTCGCATGCCGCCCGAGAAGCCGGAGACTGCGCGGCTCGCGGCATCCGTCAGCTCGAAGGTGCCGAGCAGTTCCTCTGCCCGGCGTCGTGCGCGGGCCTTCGAGAGCCCACTGAGTCGCGCGAAGAGCACGAGGTTCTGTTGTGCGGTGAGGGCTTCGTCGACGGCGTGGAACTGGCCGACCAGGCCGATGCGCTCGCGAACGAGCGCGGGCAGCTTTCGCACGTCGATGCCGTCGATCGTCGCGGTGCCCCCGTCGATCGAGGTGAGCGTGGTGAGGCAGCGCACTGCGGTGGTCTTGCCGGCGCCGTTCGGGCCGAGCAGGCCGTGCACCGTGCCCGACTCGACCGTGAGGTCGAAACCGGCGAGCGCGTTCGTCGTTCCGTAGTGCTTCTGCAGGCCGGCTGCCTGCAGCGCTGGGGCGGGTCGAGCTGGCTTCGGAGTCATCGCTCTCTTTCTCTGTACGGTGTATGCCGAATTTGATCCGGGGCATTAGCGTACACCATACGGAGAGGCTAGGCTAGCCCGTATGGCGGGAGAATCCACCGGACGAGGAGAGCCTGATCGCACACTCAGGCTGCTCTGGCGAGCACACCTCGGTGAGCCGACCGGCTCCCGCGGACCCAAGCAGCGCTCGAGCGTCGACGAGGTCGTGAACGCGGCGGTCCAGTTGGCAGACGACGAGGGCATCGACGCCGTCTCGATGCGCCGCATCGCCGATCGGCTCGGCCTGAAGCCCATGTCGGTCTACACCTACGTGCCGGGCAAGGCCGAACTCATCGACCTCATGGTCGATCAGGTCGCCGGCGAGAGATCGCTGCCACCGCTCGAGGGCACGCTCCGCGAGCGGCTCACCCGCATCGCACGCCTGCAGTGGAACGAGTTCGTGCAGCACCCGTGGCTCCTCTCGATCGACACGAGCCGCCCGCCGCTCGGTCCGAACGTGTCCGACCACTGGGAGTGGTGCCTGCGCGCGATCGACGGCCTCGGGCTCTCCGATCTCGATATGGACCGGGTCATCAACCTGCTGCTGGGATACGTCGGCGGGCCGGCCGGCGCGTACGTCGACGCCGAGCGGTTGCACGCCTCGAGCGACGAAACCGACCTCGAGTGGTGGGAGCGCAACGCACCGCTGCTCGACGAGATCATGGACGCCGCCCGCTACCCCGTCTCGGGTCGCGTCGGCCAGGCGGCCGGCGAGGCTTACCAGTCGGCGAGTGACCCAGCCGACGCGTTCGAGTTCGGGCTCGCTCGCGTCATCGACGGCATCGAGGGCTACATCGCGGCGTCCGGGCGCCCGGGCGCTACTTCGACGGCGGCTTCATGATCGCCCCCGCGGCGAGGCCGACCACGACACCCGCCGCCGTCCACAGCCAGAAGCCGGTCCACAGGCTGATGGCGACCCCGACGATGGCTCCGACGATGAGGCCGACGATCAGCTGATTGCGGCGTGCGGAAGACTTCGGTTCGGCCATGACCTCAGCCTACGTCGGCGCCGGAGGCCGTCAGAGCAGTCGGAGCGCGCGCACGGCGTCGCGCTCCTCGACGAGTTCGGCGACGGATGCCTCGATGCGCTGCCGTGCGAAGTCGTCGACGGCGAGTCCCTGACGGATGCGCCAGGCACCGCCCACCGAGTCGACGGGGAACGAGCAGACGAGTCCTTCGGGTACGCCGTATGAGCCGTCGGAGACGACCGCCGCGCTCGTCCACCCGTCGGCGGTGCCGAGGGCCCAGTCGCGCACGTGGTCGATCGTCGCGCTCGCCGCCGAGCCGACCGACGACGACCCGCGCACCTCGATGATCTCGGCGCCGCGCTTCGCCACCCGGGGGATGAACTCATCGGCGACCCACGTGCGGGCGGCAGTGTCGCCGCCGAATCGCTCAGCGAGCAGCGCGGGCACCGAGTCACCTGCCGCGGTCGCGTGCGCGACGTCGGGAAACTGGGTCGCCGAGTGATTGCCCCAGATCGTGACCCCGCGGAGGTCGCCGACGGGACGCTCCACGGCGGCCGCAAGTTGCCCGAGCGCCCGGTTGTGGTCGAGGCGAGTGAGCGCCGTGAAGCGTTCGGCCGGCACATCCGGAGCGTGCGCCGAAGCGATCAGCGCGTTGGTGTTCGCGGGATTGCCGACGACGACGACGCGGACGTCGTCGGCCGCGCCCGCGTTGATCGCCGCGCCCTGCGGGCCGAAGATGCCGCCGTTGGCGGCGAGCAGGTCGCCGCGTTCCATGCCAGCGGTGCGGGGGCGCGCACCGACGAGCAGGGCGACGCCGGTGCCCTCGAACGCCGAGCGTGCGTCGTCGAAGACCTCGACGTGCGAGAGCAGCGGAAAGGCCGAGTCCGCGAGCTCGAGGGCGGCGCCCTCTGCGGCGCGCACACCCTGCGGGATCTCGAGCAGGTTGAGGCGCACCGGGGTGTCGGGCCCGAGCATCGCGCCCGAGGCGATGCGGAACAGGAGGGCGTACCCGATCTGGCCGCCTGCGCCTGTGAGCGTGACGGTGATCGGTTTCTTGGCGGCCATGCTTCGAGCGTAGCCGGGGCGCCGCCGCGGCGCGGCGCCTGGCCGCGGCATCCGCTGGTCGATACCGTGTCGCCATGAGAGAGATGTATCCGGAGATCGAGCCGCTGGAGACCGGCATGCTCGACGTGGGGGACGGCCAGCACATCTACTGGGAGGTGTCGGGCAATCGGCAGGGGAAGCCCGTCGTGTTCCTGCACGGGGGGCCGGGAGCGGGAACGACCCCCGAGCACCGCCGCCTCTTCGACCCCGAGCGCTATCGCATCGTGCTCTTCGACCAGCGGGGTTGCGGCCTGTCGATTCCGCACGCGAGCGAGCCCGGCGCGAGCCTCGACGCCAACACGACCTGGCACCTCGTCGCCGACATGGAGCGCCTTCGCGGGCATCTCAGCATCGACACGTGGCAGGTGTTCGGAGGCTCGTGGGGGAGCGCACTCGCACTCGCCTACGCGCAGACCCACCCCGAGCGGGTCACCGAACTCGTGCTGCGCGGCATCTTCACGCTTCGTCGCCAGGAGCTCGACTGGTTCTACGAGGGCGGGGCGTCTGCCGTCTTCCCCGACCTGTGGGCGGACTTCCTCGCTCCGGTTCCGCCGCTCGAGCGGGCACACCTGATCGAGGCGTACGCGCGGCTGCTCGCCGACCCGAACCCCGAGGTGCACGAGCCGGCCGCCATCGCGTGGGCGCGCTGGGAGTCGTCGACCATCACGCTGCTGCCCCAGCCGGCGAACGTCGCCCGCTACACCGCGCCCGAGTACGCCACGGCGTTCGCGCGCATCGAGAACCACTACTTCCGGCACGGCGGCTGGTGGGACGAAGGGCAGCTGATCCGGGATGCCTCGCGACTCCGCGACATCCCGGCCGTCATCATCCAGGGCCGCTACGACATGTGCACCCCCGCGATGACCGCGTGGGATCTGCACCAGGCCTGGCCCGAGGCCGAGCTGACGATCATCGACGACGCCGGGCACGCCTTCGACGAGCCCGGCATCCTCGATGCGCTCATCACGGCGACCGACCGGTTCGCCGCCGGAACCTTCGACGACGATGACGAAGTCGAAGACGAAGACGATGACGAAGACGATGACGAAGACGAAGACGGCGAGGATGACGCCGATGACGAGGAAGAGGCCGACGATGGTGTCGACCGCACCCGCTGATTCCGTCGAGGAGTAACGTCGGCTCATGACGTTCAATCCCGACGCCGACATCAGTAGGGGCAAGGCGTCGAAGCGCGGCCGCAACGCCGGAATCGCCGTGGGCGGCGGGCTCGGCGTGCTCGCCCTCTTCCTGATCTCCCAGTTCCTCGGCGTCGACCTGACCGGGCTCGGCGGCGGCGGCGAACAGTCCGCGGTGAACGACTCCGCGCTCGAGCAGTGCCTCACCGGTCAAGACGCGAACGAGAACGTCGAGTGCCGCATGAAGGGCGCGTCGGCGTCGCTCGAGGCGTACTGGCAGACCGAAGCGCCGGCGCTCGGCGTCGCCTACAACGCCCCGCAGGACTTCATCCTCTTCGAGCAGGCCGTCACGACGGCGTGCGGCGCCGCCTCATCGGCCACCGGGCCGTTCTACTGCCCGCCCGACCAGATCATCTACATCGACGTGAGCTTCTACGACGAGCTGCGCAGCCGCTTCGGAGCGAGCGGCGGCCCGCTCGCCGAGATGTACGTCATCGCGCATGAATGGGGCCACCACGTGCAGAACCTCGCGGGCGTGCTGCAACGCTCGCAAGACGGGCAGACCGGCCCGACATCGAACGCCGTGCGGGTCGAGTTGCAGGCCGACTGCTTCGCTGGTGCGTGGGCGGCGGAGGCATCCCGCGTGGCCGACGAGCGCGGCGTGCCGTTCCTGCAGCCGATCACGAAGGCGCAGTACGCCGATGCGCTGAGCGCGGCATCGGCGGTCGGCGACGACCGGATCCAGCAGGCGACGCAGGGACAGGTGACGCCCCACTCGTTCACGCACGGCACGAGCGAGCAGCGCATCGCATGGTTCGAGACCGGCTACGAGCAGGGCGCCGGCGCCTGCGACACCTTCAGCCCGAGCACCCTCTGACCGGCGGCCACTCGGCCGCCGAACGGATTTCGCCGCCCGGCGTCATGATCGGCCGCGATCGACGTCTCTTCTGTAAGCGCACCGACGACGTGCGCAGACAGGAGAGCGAGCATGGCCCGGCGACGACGCGACACCCCCACTCAACACCGCGAGTTCTTCCGAGCGGTCACGATCGACGAGACGGTCGCACTCGCGTGCACCTGCAACCGCGGCGCCGATCACTGGTACGCAGAACCGACGGGCACCCCGCCGGTGACGGGCACCCGCCTCGGCAAGCGCGTCGAGCAGCACGACACCCCGGAACCCGACCTGCTCGCCCTCAGTCTGCGAGCGCTGCAGCGATCGTCTGACCGAGCTCGACCGGCCTGGTGAACTGCGGCCAGTGGCCGGTCGGCAGGTCGACGTAGTTCACCTGCTCGACCTTCGCGAGTTCGCGGGTCATCGGTGCGTCTGCTGCGATCCACTCGGCGAGCAGCCGGCTCGGGAACTCGCACGCGATGATCGTGATCGGCACGTCGTAGCGACGCTCGTCGCCGAGGCGGATGGGGTCGGTGGCGACCGCCGACGGCTGGGGGACGGCGCGAGCCCTGAACTCGGAGCGGAGCCCGTCGTCGAGGTCGACGAGGTCTTCGTCGCTGAACGCCTCCCACGGCGGGAGCGGCAGGTCGGCGCCCTCGACGGGCAGATCGTCGTTGATCACGTCGCCCTCGGCGACCGGCCCGGAGTCGACGTAGACGACACGTGCGATGCGGTCGGGGCGAGCGTCGACGACGCCGTGGGCGACCGTGCCGCCGCCCGAGTGGCCGACGAGCACGACGGGCTCGTCGAAGCCGTCGACCACCTCGACGACGGCATCGATGTGGGTGCGCAGGCCGATGTCGGAGCGGTCGGCGTCCGCCGACTCGAGGCCGGGCAGGGTGAGCGGATGCACGCGGTGGCCCGCCTCTTCGAGCAGCGGGGTGACCCGTTGCCACGATGACGCGTCGAGCCAGAAACCGGGGATGAGAATGACGTCCATGCGGTGACGCTATCCCCGACCTCCGACACGGGGAACTGCGACGGCCGCCCCTCGGGCGACCGAGACGCGGGGGCGCCGCCCGACGTTCGCTGTCGCGAGCACGACGATGCCCGCGGCGAGCACGACGAGTCCGAGCAGTGCGCCGCCGGTGAGCGCCTCGCCGAGCAGCGCGACACCGAGGATGCCCGCGGTCAGCGGCTCGGCGAGGGTCAGCGTCGACGCCGTGGCGGGGGCCAGTCCGCCCAGCCCGTACCCGAAGAGGAGGTAGGCGACGGTCGTGGTGACGAGGCCGAGCCAGAGCGCCATCACGAGTCCGGGCGCGGTCGCGAGCCACGAGACATCCGTCGTCGCGAGCACTGGGATGCTGCAGACCGCCGCCGCGCCGAAGAGCGCCCCCATGCTCGACGACGCGCTCCAGCCGCGATCGAGCAGTGCCTTCGCGGCGAGCGTGTAGACGGCGTACGAGGCGCCGGCGCCGAGCGACGCGGCGAGGCCGAGCGGGTCGGCCCCCGCGGATCCGCCGCCGCCGGTCGCGGCCGCGAGGATGCCGACGCCGAGGGTCGCGATGGCGGTCGCGACGGCCCAGCGGTGGCCGGGATAGCGGCGCCGCAGCATCCAGTCGAGTCCGCCCGTGATGACAGGGGCCGAGCCGAGCGCCACGACGGTGCCGACGGCGACGCCGTTCGCGGCGGTGCCCGCGAAGAACGCCGGCTGGTAGGCGAGCACGCCGGCAGCGCCGATGGCGACGACGAGCCATGAGGGCAGCGGATGCCGCGTGGCGATGCCGGCGGCCGGCGCGACGGGGGCGCGGGCGGCCGCGCGTCGGCGCGCGGCGAGGATCGGAACGAGGGCGATGAGCCAGAGCGCGCCGCCGCCGATCAGGATCCGTGCCGCGCCCACCGAGGCCGCGCTCGCATCGGGGCCGAGCGCCTGCGCGGTGCCGGTGGTGCCGAAGCAGACGGCCGCGAGCAGTACGGCGGTCACGAATCTCATGCCATATTGTTCCACAATCCCGCGTGCGGTGGTGCGCGGGCGCCTCGCCGCAGGCGGGTAGGCTCGCGGATGTCGTGCGCGCGATCCGGCGACGAAGCCGTGGGCGCAGCCGACATCCGTGACCCGAAACGGAAAGGACTCCTGTGCGCGCCGTGCTCTTCAACGCCTTCGGTGAGACGCCCGAACTCGTCGACGTGCCCGAGCCCGAGTGTCCGCCGCGCGGCGCCGTCATCCGGGTGCGCGCGACCGGCGTGTGCCGCAGCGACTGGCACGCCTGGATGGGGCACGACGAGACCGTGTCGCTCCCGCATGTGCCCGGGCACGAGTTCGCCGGCGAGATCGCCGTGCTCGGCTCCGAGGTCGACCCGGCGGCGGGCTGGGCGGTCGGCGATCGCGTCACCGCCCCGTTCATCTGCGCGTGCGGCCGCTGCCACGAGTGCCTCACCGGCAACGAGCAGGTCTGCGACCACCAGTCGCAGCCGGGCTTCACCCGCTGGGGCTCGTTCGCCGACTTCGTCGCGATCGACGAGGCGGAGCTGAACCTCATCGCCCTGCCCGATTCGCTCGGCTTCGTCGAGGCGGCCTCGCTCGGCTGCCGGTTCGCGACGGCCTACCGGGCCATCGTCTCGCGTTCGCGACTCGCTCCCGGCGAGCAGATCGCGGTGCACGGATGCGGCGGGGTGGGCCTCTCCGCGATCATGATCGCCGTCGCGGCGGGCGTGAAGGTCTACG encodes:
- a CDS encoding ABC transporter permease, which gives rise to MTTIITPATDDTRSADTRTRTRPSFVRHTAYLTLRQLRAAWRIPAFILMNVVQPLIWLLLFGQLFKSVVEIPGFGGGESYLVFLTPGIVMMMALFGSAWAGTSYIQDMDRGVMDRFLTSPTSRGAMMVSTLLYQALLTLVQSLIVLGVAWLMGARFDGGLAGILVLLLAAMLLTAGFSALSNAAALLARDQNVLIGISQLITIPLMFLSSALMDTRLAADWVADVARFNPFEWAVVAGRQALTESPDWAEVWAHLGLLAAFASVLAWIATRAFRVYQRSA
- a CDS encoding DUF7144 family membrane protein, whose amino-acid sequence is MANDRPGGVTLVAVLTWISGLFDVIGGTILLFQTSVAATVEQFGGASALITSAIISILIGLIVIIVAGGLLRGSSGARTIVTVVQVLSIGTSIFLAIAHPAQAIGEFFSIAIAVIVLAILWTGRASAFFRH
- a CDS encoding acyl-CoA dehydrogenase, which translates into the protein MVDTAPRTASKTSKTTASRPAGAAAPHDRPAASVPANGDTAATPQVDVAALGRQLLGTWADLRLIARERAAQPELQRIEGQSMAEHRERVLGQLKILVDQGAIHRAFPKSLGGSDDHGGNIASFEELVIADPSLQIKAGVQWGLFGAAVLHLGTEHHHMTYLPDIMSMKVPGAFAMTETGHGSDVAAIGTTATYDEAKQQFVINTPFRGAWKDYLGNAALHGTAAVVFAQLITKGVNHGVHAFYVPIRGVKGGFLKGVGGDDDGLKGGLNGIDNGRLHFTNVRVPRENLLNRYGSVAEDGTYSSPISSPGRRFFTMLGTLVQGRVSLDGAATTAAAMALTIAITYGNQRRQFNAASDTDEEVLLDYQRHQRRLLPKLATTYAQVFAHDEFLVKFDAVFSGAADTDDDRQDLETIAAALKPLSTWHALDTLQEAREATGGAGFLSENRMVGLRQDLDIYATFEGDNNVLLQLVAKRLLTDFSKQFAKADAGAMARYVVAQTADRAYHGTGLRSLAQTIADFGSTARSVSELRDEPAQRELLTDRVETMISEIAGRLRDARKLPKAEAAAAFNRNQNELIEAARAHGELLQWEAFTRALAKTADPGTKQVLTWVRDLFGLGLVEKHLAWYLINGRLSPKRAQAVTAYIDRLLERLRPHAQDLVDAFGYGPEHLRAKIASGAEQERQDEARAYYAEQRAAGTLPVPEKSKKK
- a CDS encoding ABC transporter permease, producing the protein MTAVTPPTAVTDASRTRDRRPNAAREGWLIAERDMLHWIREPWGIVFGLAFNIMLILMFGFLFGGAIELPGGGDYIAFLLPGMFALTMLFGLESTMTAMAEDAKRGITDRFRSLPIASASVALGRAIADLASSALSLGVLMLGGLLIGWRPTTGPGEIALGIVLLLWLRFALLWLGIFLGLRFRSAGATTAVQVLVWPIGFLSTVFVSAETMPGWLGVIAEWNPVSATATATRELFGNPTGATSGWLAENAVLAASVWPLVITAVFLPLAASAYRRLRR
- a CDS encoding ATP-binding cassette domain-containing protein, which produces MTPKPARPAPALQAAGLQKHYGTTNALAGFDLTVESGTVHGLLGPNGAGKTTAVRCLTTLTSIDGGTATIDGIDVRKLPALVRERIGLVGQFHAVDEALTAQQNLVLFARLSGLSKARARRRAEELLGTFELTDAASRAVSGFSGGMRRRLDIAASLVLTPAILFLDEPTTGLDPRGRATVWQAVREIAAAGTTVLLTTQYLDEADQLADRISVMDHGRVVAEGTSGELKRRLGGDRVAAVIAEVTRLDEAGSLIGQVVGAAASVDADTRTVTVEVADGPKALAPIVRALDAAALTVDDLALRRPTLDEVFLHLTGPAAGPQPVASAAPTASAAPTAEEAR
- a CDS encoding TetR/AcrR family transcriptional regulator, yielding MAGESTGRGEPDRTLRLLWRAHLGEPTGSRGPKQRSSVDEVVNAAVQLADDEGIDAVSMRRIADRLGLKPMSVYTYVPGKAELIDLMVDQVAGERSLPPLEGTLRERLTRIARLQWNEFVQHPWLLSIDTSRPPLGPNVSDHWEWCLRAIDGLGLSDLDMDRVINLLLGYVGGPAGAYVDAERLHASSDETDLEWWERNAPLLDEIMDAARYPVSGRVGQAAGEAYQSASDPADAFEFGLARVIDGIEGYIAASGRPGATSTAAS
- a CDS encoding HPP family protein, with the translated sequence MAEPKSSARRNQLIVGLIVGAIVGVAISLWTGFWLWTAAGVVVGLAAGAIMKPPSK
- a CDS encoding malate dehydrogenase, with the protein product MAAKKPITVTLTGAGGQIGYALLFRIASGAMLGPDTPVRLNLLEIPQGVRAAEGAALELADSAFPLLSHVEVFDDARSAFEGTGVALLVGARPRTAGMERGDLLAANGGIFGPQGAAINAGAADDVRVVVVGNPANTNALIASAHAPDVPAERFTALTRLDHNRALGQLAAAVERPVGDLRGVTIWGNHSATQFPDVAHATAAGDSVPALLAERFGGDTAARTWVADEFIPRVAKRGAEIIEVRGSSSVGSAASATIDHVRDWALGTADGWTSAAVVSDGSYGVPEGLVCSFPVDSVGGAWRIRQGLAVDDFARQRIEASVAELVEERDAVRALRLL